CGTTATTGATGCATTaccttttaaagtatttatatttattctagaCTATTGAGGAAAAGAATTAACGTAAACAGATAGATAGTGCCCTCTTTTAAAATCTTTGCCTTTGTTGAATCTGTCCGTTACACTTAGCGGAATAGAGCTTGAAAAtgctattgtttacatttttatttccttatctGAGTGCAGTAAACGAAAGAAGgctaaaatatcaattattgtaAGGACCTAACTATGTGATATTTGATGCTCGAAAACATGATGTTAATGAaattgctaaaatatattttattcattgatttccatttttttattacaaaggtTAATCTGTTCTTGTTatacaaagaatttattattaagtatttaagtaaACCAGTTTTTACATCTCCTAGCATTGTAACACTAAAAATTATCAGTCgcattactattataatacctatacataacactgaaaatgttctagagtcagttttcaaaattaaacaaaaggtTAAGTCtcaattttttactaaataattaaagtattgtacacattaaataatttaatcacaaGCTATAATTGCGCAATTATAGaagttagaaataaattaacttatacGGTAAGAGGCAATGGTCTATAGTTACGACGGAATCACTTCGGGCGTGGGTTGTGATGGGATTGAGTCATCTTCCTTGTTCTCCTCGGCCTCGACTTCCGCACCAGGCTCAGGTTGTGATCGCATCCGGCAGGTGAGGGTGACGGGATCGCGCTCCCTGTCCGGTCCACATTGCTCGGTCGCGCCCAGGAGTTTCAGTTCATCTTTCTCAGGGTGAGCCTCAGGATCCAGGCGACGTCTGCCAGCGATGACTACTTCGACTGCTCTCCCATCACCTTCTGCGTTTCGACTGCCAGATCCGATTTCTACTTGGTACGGTGTGCTCGGCTCTACAAATGCTTCCATAAGTTGAACATCCGCTCTTTCTTGTATCTGAGGCTGGTTTACATGTCGTTTACTAGTTTTCATAAAATCTTCAAGAAGATCAAGTGGAATATTAACTTTTTGTGGAATGGCGACAACGAAAAGAACATTTTCTACGTCAGCCCTGAGGTTGAAATCTCCCTCCTGTCGTTGGTCGTACGTGGCCGGCGCAGCGGCCGCAGTCGCGAGCAAACACGCTACTATAAGGAACATGATGCGTGCGGCTGAGAGATCTCCTATGCGCTGACTGCCGGCCGCCTACTCCCGCGCCGCTTTTACCGACTATCCGCGAACCAGTCTGACGCTCGAATCGGGCACACTGTAACGGTTAACACGACACGAATAATATGTGGACCTTTATTACTTCGGTCTGGACATATCCATTCATATGCACACACATTCATATGATGTGTCAAATTGTCTTTGTAATTACGAG
The sequence above is a segment of the Manduca sexta isolate Smith_Timp_Sample1 unplaced genomic scaffold, JHU_Msex_v1.0 HiC_scaffold_1297, whole genome shotgun sequence genome. Coding sequences within it:
- the LOC115442375 gene encoding uncharacterized protein LOC115442375: MFLIVACLLATAAAAPATYDQRQEGDFNLRADVENVLFVVAIPQKVNIPLDLLEDFMKTSKRHVNQPQIQERADVQLMEAFVEPSTPYQVEIGSGSRNAEGDGRAVEVVIAGRRRLDPEAHPEKDELKLLGATEQCGPDRERDPVTLTCRMRSQPEPGAEVEAEENKEDDSIPSQPTPEVIPS